The Acidimicrobiia bacterium genome contains a region encoding:
- a CDS encoding D-glycerate dehydrogenase, with protein MKNRPNVLVTRRPPGRAIGMLEQRFRVDLWDENRAMPRDRLLDRIRKVDGLYSMLTDLIDTELFEAGSSLRAVSQMAVGVDNVDLAAATRLGIPVGHTPEVLNETTADTVFGLLLASVRRIGEGAAYVRAGRWGPWQPDLLLGGDLYQTTLGIIGMGRIGSAIARRARGFDVRILYSNRHPDPAAERELGAQHRTLEDLLRESDHVVVMAPLNSGTYHLIDEPALRLMKPTATLVNGSRGGLVDLEALERALREGWIARAALDVTEPEPIPPDHPLLGLDNCLIIPHLGSASVATRISMAELAAENLIAGLEGRPMTACANPEVHG; from the coding sequence ATGAAGAATCGCCCGAACGTCCTCGTCACCCGCCGACCACCCGGTCGCGCGATCGGCATGCTCGAGCAACGTTTTCGGGTCGACCTCTGGGACGAAAACCGCGCAATGCCAAGGGACAGGTTGCTCGATCGGATCCGCAAGGTCGACGGGCTCTATTCGATGCTGACGGACCTCATCGATACCGAGCTCTTCGAAGCCGGGTCGTCGTTGCGGGCCGTGAGTCAGATGGCCGTCGGTGTCGACAACGTCGACCTGGCTGCTGCCACCAGGTTGGGGATCCCGGTCGGCCACACCCCGGAGGTCCTCAACGAGACCACCGCCGACACGGTCTTCGGGCTCTTGCTCGCCTCGGTCCGGCGTATCGGGGAAGGAGCCGCCTACGTAAGAGCCGGGCGGTGGGGACCATGGCAACCTGATCTGCTGCTCGGCGGCGACCTGTATCAAACGACCTTGGGAATCATCGGAATGGGTCGAATCGGTTCGGCAATCGCCAGACGGGCAAGAGGTTTCGATGTGCGCATCCTCTACTCGAACCGGCACCCCGACCCGGCGGCCGAGCGCGAACTCGGTGCACAGCATCGAACTCTCGAGGATCTGTTGCGGGAGTCGGACCATGTTGTGGTCATGGCGCCGCTGAACTCAGGGACTTACCACCTCATCGACGAACCTGCACTGCGATTGATGAAGCCGACGGCGACCTTGGTCAACGGCAGCAGGGGAGGACTCGTCGATTTGGAGGCGCTCGAGCGAGCTCTGCGTGAAGGGTGGATCGCCCGTGCCGCGCTGGACGTCACCGAGCCGGAGCCGATCCCGCCGGACCATCCGCTGCTCGGCCTGGATAACTGCCTGATCATTCCCCACCTGGGGTCTGCAAGCGTTGCCACCCGGATATCGATGGCGGAACTGGCCGCAGAGAACCTGATCGCCGGACTCGAGGGACGGCCGATGACGGCATGCGCCAATCCGGAGGTCCACGGTTAG
- a CDS encoding prolyl oligopeptidase family serine peptidase produces MAYSYPTTKRDSTADDFWGTRVADPYRWLEDTESSDTKAWVDAQNELTFAHLEQIEIRRRLRDRMEQLWDFPRWTAPIRRGERLFYTKNDGLQNQPVLFRQDGRDGRPVVLLDPNTLTDDGTAALIASAPSDDGSLLAVSIAESGSDWQTIEILDAETGEALPDRLGNVKFTSVAWRPDGGGFYYSRFPTEEEVPGAPPSTNQRVYLHRVGTGQEEDELIYSRPDSPGLGFMPFVTADGRFLVLHVWDGTDTRNRLYYRPLEEGGEFIRLLDDFDARYEFIEHVDGRFMVLTDLDAPLGRIVAIDLSSPARPGWEEIVPEGDDALVHGALACGRLMTMRLRHANHVIRVHDLSGNVIEEPDLPGIGSVVELSGRPGDPDVFIGYQSFTQPPTVLRYEPGRRGFETFWASSAGEDERFTTRQVFATSPDGTQVPMFLISRSDLETDGSTPTILYGYGGFDISLTPTYAPARLAFLEAGGLFVVANLRGGAEYGQDWHHAGMLGKKQNVFDDFIACAEYLIDEGITSADHLGVLGGSNGGLLVAAVELQRPELFGAAVPMVPVTDMLRYHLFTAGRYWTSEYGNAEESPDHFEFLIEYSPVHNVSEGVVYPPTLITTADTDDRVVPMHAYKFAAVMQERADPSSPVLLRVETRAGHGLGKPTSKLIDEAADVYGFFLHHLGVTP; encoded by the coding sequence ATGGCCTACTCCTATCCCACCACGAAACGTGACTCCACCGCCGACGACTTCTGGGGTACCCGGGTAGCCGACCCCTACCGCTGGCTCGAAGACACGGAGTCGTCGGATACGAAAGCGTGGGTAGATGCGCAGAACGAGCTCACGTTTGCACACCTCGAGCAGATAGAGATCCGCCGGCGTCTGCGGGACCGCATGGAGCAGTTGTGGGACTTCCCGCGCTGGACGGCACCGATCCGACGGGGTGAGCGGCTCTTCTACACCAAGAACGACGGACTCCAGAACCAGCCTGTTCTCTTTCGACAGGACGGCCGCGACGGGCGGCCCGTGGTGCTGCTGGATCCGAATACCCTCACGGACGACGGCACCGCCGCACTGATCGCATCGGCTCCAAGCGACGACGGCTCGCTGCTCGCCGTCAGCATCGCGGAGTCCGGGAGCGACTGGCAGACCATCGAGATCCTCGACGCCGAAACGGGTGAAGCACTTCCGGACCGGCTGGGCAATGTGAAGTTCACCTCTGTCGCCTGGCGGCCCGATGGCGGCGGGTTCTACTACTCCCGGTTCCCGACGGAGGAGGAGGTCCCGGGTGCTCCGCCCAGCACCAACCAGCGCGTCTACCTTCATCGAGTCGGTACCGGCCAGGAAGAGGACGAGCTGATCTACAGCCGCCCCGACTCGCCGGGTCTGGGTTTCATGCCGTTCGTGACCGCCGACGGTCGTTTTCTCGTCCTGCACGTTTGGGACGGAACGGATACCCGCAATCGGCTCTATTACCGACCCCTGGAGGAAGGCGGGGAGTTCATCCGGCTACTAGACGACTTCGACGCCAGGTACGAGTTCATCGAACACGTCGACGGTCGGTTCATGGTCCTGACCGACCTCGACGCTCCGTTGGGACGGATAGTCGCCATCGACCTCTCCTCTCCCGCCCGCCCCGGATGGGAGGAGATCGTCCCCGAAGGCGACGACGCACTGGTTCACGGAGCTCTGGCGTGCGGACGATTGATGACGATGCGGCTCCGTCACGCCAACCATGTGATTCGCGTGCACGATTTGTCCGGCAACGTGATCGAGGAACCCGATCTTCCCGGAATCGGCAGCGTCGTCGAACTCAGCGGCCGGCCCGGTGATCCGGACGTATTCATCGGATACCAGTCTTTCACGCAGCCGCCCACCGTGCTGCGCTACGAGCCGGGGAGGCGCGGGTTCGAGACGTTCTGGGCGTCGTCCGCCGGTGAAGACGAACGGTTCACAACGCGTCAGGTGTTCGCAACCTCCCCGGATGGGACGCAGGTGCCGATGTTCCTCATCAGCCGTTCAGACCTGGAGACGGATGGATCGACACCGACGATTCTCTACGGATACGGCGGATTCGACATCAGCCTGACACCAACCTATGCACCGGCTCGACTCGCCTTTCTCGAAGCCGGCGGTCTCTTCGTTGTCGCCAACCTGCGCGGCGGTGCCGAATACGGCCAGGACTGGCACCACGCCGGCATGCTGGGAAAGAAGCAGAACGTCTTCGACGACTTCATCGCCTGTGCGGAGTATCTGATCGATGAGGGCATCACCTCGGCCGATCACCTCGGGGTCCTGGGCGGCTCGAACGGAGGCTTGCTGGTGGCCGCAGTGGAACTGCAGCGCCCCGAACTTTTCGGAGCGGCCGTTCCGATGGTTCCGGTTACCGACATGCTGCGCTACCACCTGTTCACGGCGGGGCGCTACTGGACATCCGAATACGGGAATGCCGAAGAGAGTCCGGACCACTTCGAGTTCCTCATCGAGTACTCGCCGGTGCACAACGTGTCCGAGGGAGTGGTGTATCCGCCGACGCTGATCACGACGGCCGACACGGACGATCGAGTTGTTCCGATGCATGCCTACAAGTTCGCGGCCGTCATGCAGGAAAGGGCCGACCCGTCCTCTCCGGTCTTACTGCGAGTTGAGACGCGAGCCGGCCACGGGCTCGGCAAGCCGACCTCGAAGTTGATCGACGAGGCGGCGGACGTGTACGGGTTCTTCCTGCACCACCTGGGCGTTACGCCGTAG
- a CDS encoding glycoside hydrolase family 3 N-terminal domain-containing protein, whose translation MEARRGISSRGGLGVLLTAVLVACSSPAASTTVPTTTTSSVPPTSTSTTVRETTVPDSTSTTIREPRESFIEDSIASLDLAGKAAQLLIVEFVGSDGSAALDLLATYPLGGFLLKSANGNLASSIALTDMTSRLQSASAIPLFIAVDQEGGRIDRVKFEDVRRFPSARIFGELGDAALTEQAAWATGVQLAELGINLDFAPVADVNVLGDDNPAIGDRSYGSDPELVAAMAVAAVQGFERAGIAAAVKHFPGHGNTAVDSHLGLPVVLTDIREWAATDRVPFEATIRAGARMVMVAHVAFPALDADGLPASMSPAITTGQLRAALGFTGVIVTDDLANMLAVAAWAPGERAVRALEAGSDLILNPGDIEAAVSAIVEAVADGRISEELIDAALVRILDLKFDLGLSEPRPSPMDAETRAAVAAARMAVADACAAVGLDC comes from the coding sequence ATGGAAGCCAGACGGGGCATCTCGTCGCGCGGTGGGCTGGGGGTGCTGTTGACTGCAGTCCTGGTCGCCTGCTCGTCCCCTGCCGCGTCCACGACGGTGCCGACGACGACGACGTCGTCGGTACCTCCCACCTCTACCAGCACAACAGTCCGCGAGACGACTGTTCCCGATTCAACTTCGACAACGATCAGAGAGCCGCGGGAGTCGTTCATCGAAGACTCCATCGCTTCGCTGGACCTCGCCGGCAAGGCCGCCCAGCTGCTGATCGTCGAGTTCGTGGGGAGCGACGGTTCCGCTGCGCTCGATCTGCTCGCAACCTACCCCCTGGGCGGCTTCTTGTTGAAGTCTGCCAACGGGAATCTCGCCTCCTCGATCGCGCTGACGGACATGACATCCCGGCTTCAGAGTGCAAGTGCCATCCCGCTCTTCATCGCCGTCGATCAAGAGGGCGGCAGGATCGATCGGGTCAAATTCGAAGACGTCCGGCGATTCCCGTCCGCGCGGATATTCGGAGAGCTCGGAGACGCGGCCCTGACCGAGCAGGCGGCCTGGGCAACCGGTGTGCAGCTGGCCGAGCTCGGCATCAATCTGGATTTCGCACCCGTCGCCGACGTAAACGTCCTGGGAGATGACAACCCTGCGATCGGTGACCGTTCCTATGGAAGTGATCCGGAGTTGGTGGCGGCGATGGCGGTGGCAGCCGTCCAGGGTTTCGAGAGGGCGGGAATCGCCGCAGCGGTCAAACACTTCCCGGGGCACGGGAACACAGCTGTGGACAGCCACCTGGGCCTCCCGGTGGTTCTCACCGACATCCGGGAGTGGGCCGCGACCGATCGAGTGCCGTTCGAGGCGACGATCAGGGCCGGTGCCCGCATGGTGATGGTCGCCCACGTGGCCTTCCCGGCACTCGATGCCGACGGACTTCCGGCCTCCATGTCCCCGGCGATAACTACCGGCCAACTGCGGGCGGCACTCGGTTTCACGGGTGTGATCGTGACCGACGATCTGGCCAACATGCTCGCCGTTGCGGCCTGGGCACCGGGAGAGCGGGCCGTGAGAGCATTGGAAGCCGGATCCGACCTCATCCTGAACCCGGGCGACATAGAAGCCGCCGTTTCCGCGATCGTTGAGGCGGTCGCCGACGGAAGAATATCGGAGGAGCTGATCGATGCCGCCCTGGTCCGGATCCTCGATCTCAAGTTCGACCTGGGCCTCTCCGAGCCTCGACCGTCGCCGATGGACGCGGAAACCCGCGCGGCCGTCGCCGCGGCCCGGATGGCCGTGGCGGATGCGTGCGCGGCGGTCGGTCTCGATTGCTGA